In a genomic window of Muntiacus reevesi chromosome 1, mMunRee1.1, whole genome shotgun sequence:
- the PTCH2 gene encoding protein patched homolog 2 isoform X3 — protein MARPPPLGELPPGYTPPARPATPQILAGSLKAPLWLRAYFQGLLFSLGCGIQRHCGKVLFLGLLAFGALALGLRMAIIETDLEQLWVEAGSRVSQELEYTKEKLGEEAAYTSQMLIQTPRQEGENILTPEALDLHLQAALTASKVQVSLYGKSWDLNKICYKSGVPLIENGMIERMIEKLFPCVILTPLDCFWEGAKLQGGSAYLPGRPDIQWTNLDPEQLLEELGPFASLEGFRELLDKAQVGQAYVGRPCLHPDDLHCPPSAPNHHSRQAPNVAQELSGGCHGFSHKFMHWQEELLLGGMARGPQGQLLRAEALQSTFLLMSPRQLYEHFRGDYQTHDIGWSEEQAGTVLQAWQRRFVQLAQESLPENASQQIHAFSSTTLDDILHAFSEVSAARVVGGYLLMLAYACVTMLRWDCAQSQGAVGLAGVLLVALAVASGLGLCALLGIAFNAATTQVLPFLALGIGVDDVFLLAHAFTEAPPGTPLQERTGECLQRTGTSVTLTSISNMVAFFMAALVPIPALRAFSLQAAIVVGCNFAAVMLVFPAVLSLDLHRRHCQRLDVLCCFSSPCSARVIQILPQELGNGTVPVGIAHLTATVQAFAHCEASSQHVVTILPPQAHLVPPPSDALGSELFSPGGSTRDLLGQEEGTGQKAACKSLPCARWNLAHFARSQFAPLLLQSHTKAVVLVLFGALLGLSLYGATLVQDGLALTDVVPRGTKEHAFLSAQLRYFSLYEVALVTQGGFDYAHSQRALFDLHQRFSSLKAVLPPPATQAPRTWLHYYRNWLQGIQAAFDQDWASGRITRHSYRNGSEDGALAYKLLVQTGDAQEPLDFSQLTTRKLVDKEGLIPPELFYMGLTVWVSSDPLGLAASQANFYPPPPEWLHDKYDTTGENLRSESRGSLNCLHLGPHRPSPEALPTAARCSPAAPTLPSPPPSTVPAAQPLEFAQFPFLLHGLQKTADFVEAIEGARAACAEAGRAGVRAYPSGSPFLFWEQYLGLRRCFLLAVCILLLCTFLACALLLLNPWTAALIVLVLAMMTVELFGIMGFLGIKLSAIPVVILVASVGIGVEFTVHVALDWGDESNTDTLSSRMLR, from the exons ATGGCTCGGCCGCCACCTCTCGGGGAGCTGCCCCCGGGCTACACACCCCCAGCTCGACCTGCAACACCCCAG ATCCTAGCTGGGAGCCTGAAGGCTCCACTCTGGCTCCGTGCTTACTTCCAGGGCCTGCTCTTCTCTTTGGGCTGCGGGATCCAGAGACACTGTGGCAAAGTGCTCTTCCTGGGACTGTTGGCCTTTGGGGCCCTAGCACTGGGTCTACGCATGGCCATCATTGAGACAGACCTAGAACAGCTCTGGGTGGAAG CGGGCAGCCGGGTGAGCCAGGAACTGGAATACACCAAGGAGAAGCTGGGGGAGGAGGCTGCGTATACCTCCCAGATGTTGATACAGACCCCGCGCCAGGAGGGAGAGAACATCCTCACGCCTGAGGCACTCGACCTCCACCTCCAGGCAGCCCTCACTGCCAGTAAAGTGCAAGTATCACTCTATGGAAA GTCCTGGGATCTGAACAAAATCTGCTACAAGTCAGGAGTTCCCCTAATTGAAAATGGAATGATTGAGCGg ATGATTGAGAAGCTGTTTCCATGCGTGATCCTCACCCCCCTCGACTGCTTCTGGGAGGGAGCCAAACTCCAAGGGGGCTCTGCCTACTTGCC GGGCCGCCCTGACATCCAGTGGACCAACCTGGACCCAGAGCAGCTGTTGGAGGAGCTGGGCCCCTTTGCCTCCCTTGAGGGCTTCCGGGAGCTGCTAGACAAGGCACAGGTGGGCCAGGCCTACGTGGGGCGGCCCTGTCTACACCCTGACGACCTCCACTGCCCACCGAGTGCCCCTAACCATCACAGCAGGCAG GCTCCCAACGTGGCTCAGGAGTTAAGTGGGGGCTGCCATGGCTTCTCCCACAAGTtcatgcactggcaggaggagctGCTGTTGGGAGGCATGGCCAGAGGCCCCCAAGGACAGCTGCTGAG GGCAGAGGCCCTGCAGAGCACCTTCCTGCTGATGAGCCCCCGCCAGCTCTACGAACACTTCCGGGGTGACTACCAGACCCACGACATTGGCTGGAGCGAGGAGCAGGCGGGCACGGTCCTACAGGCCTGGCAGCGGCGGTTTGTGCAG CTGGCCCAGGAGTCCCTGCCTGAGAACGCATCCCAGCAGATTCACGCCTTCTCCTCCACCACCCTGGATGACATCCTGCACGCCTTCTCTGAAGTCAGCGCTGCCCGCGTGGTGGGGGGCTATCTGCTCATG CTAGCCTATGCCTGCGTGACAATGCTGCGGTGGGACTGTGCCCAGTCCCAGGGTGCAGTGGGCCTCGCTGGGGTGCTGCTGGTGGCCCTGGCGGTGGCCTCAGGCCTGGGGCTCTGTGCCCTCTTGGGCATCGCCTTCAACGCTGCCACCACCCAG GTGCTGCCTTTCTTGGCGCTGGGCATCGGCGTGGACGACGTATTCCTGCTGGCACACGCCTTCACAGAGGCTCCACCTGGCacccctctccag GAGCGCACAGGGGAGTGTCTGCAGCGCACGGGCACCAGCGTCACACTCACGTCCATCAGCAACATGGTTGCCTTCTTCATGGCTGCCCTGGTTCCCATCCCTGCACTGCGGGCCTTCTCCTTGCAG GCAGCCATAGTGGTGGGCTGCAACTTCGCAGCCGTGATGCTTGTCTTCCCTGCGGTCCTCAGCCTGGACCTGCACCGGCGCCACTGCCAGCGCCTGGATGTGCTCTGCTGCTTCTCTAG CCCCTGCTCTGCTCGGGTGATTCAGATTCTGCCCCAGGAGCTGGGGAACGGGACGGTACCAGTGGGCATTGCCCACCTGACTGCCACGGTTCAAGCCTTTGCCCACTGTGAAGCCAGCAGCCAACATGTGGTCACCATCTTGCCTCCCCAAGCCCACCTGGTGCCACCACCTTCTGACGCTTTGGGCTCGGAGCTCTTCAGCCCAGGAGGGTCCACACGGGACCTTCTAGGACAAGAGGAGGGGACAGGGCAGAAGGCAGCCTGCAAGTCCCTGCCCTGTGCCCGCTGGAATCTTGCCCATTTTGCCCGCTCTCAGTTTGCACCCTTGTTGCTCCAGTCCCACACCAAG GCTGTAGTACTGGTACTTTTTGGGGCTCTCCTGGGCCTGAGCCTCTATGGAGCAACCTTGGTGCAGGACGGTCTGGCCCTGACTGATGTGGTGCCACGCGGCACCAAGGAGCATGCCTTCCTGAGCGCCCAGCTCAGGTACTTCTCTCTGTACGAGGTGGCTCTGGTGACACAGGGTGGCTTTGACTACGCCCACTCCCAACGCGCCCTCTTTGATCTGCACCAGCGCTTCAGTTCCCTCAAGGCCGTGCTGCCCCCACCGGCCACCCAGGCACCCCGCACCTGGCTTCACTACTATCGCAACTGGCTACAGG GAATCCAGGCTGCGTTTGACCAGGACTGGGCTTCTGGGCGCATCACCCGCCACTCATACCGCAATGGCTCTGAGGATGGGGCTCTGGCATACAAGCTGCTCGTCCAGACCGGGGATGCCCAGGAGCCTCTGGATTTCAGCCAG CTGACCACCAGGAAGCTAGTGGACAAGGAAGGGCTGATCCCACCCGAGCTCTTCTACATGGGGCTGACTGTGTGGGTGAGCAGTGACCCCCTGGGTCTGGCAGCCTCGCAGGCCAACTTCTATCCCCCACCCCCCGAATGGCTGCATGACAAGTACGACACCACGGGGGAGAACCTTCGCAGTGAGTCCCGGGGGAGCCTGAACTGCCTGCACCTGGGCCCACACAGGCCCTCCCCTGAAGCCCTGCCCACGGCTGCCCGGTGCTCACCGGCTGCCCCCACTCTCCCTTCACCCCCTCCCTCAACAGTCCCAGCAGCCCAGCCCTTGGAGTTTGCCCAGTTTCCCTTCCTCTTGCACGGCCTCCAGAAGACTGCAGACTTCGTGGAGGCCATCGAGGGGGCCCGGGCAGCGTGTGCCGAGGCCGGCCGGGCCGGGGTGCGTGCCTACCCCAGCGGCTCCCCCTTCCTCTTCTGGGAGCAGTACCTGGGCCTGCGGCGCTGCTTCCTGCTGGCAGTCTGCATTCTGCTGCTGTGTACTTTCCTCGCCTGTGCCCTGCTGCTGCTCAACCCCTGGACGGCTGCGCTCATA GTACTGGTCCTGGCGATGATGACTGTGGAGCTCTTTGGCATCATGGGTTTCCTGGGCATCAAGCTGAGTGCCATCCCGGTGGTGATTCTTGTGGCCTCCGTAGGCATTGGTGTCGAGTTCACCGTCCACGTGGCTCTG GACTGGGGAGATGAGAGCAATACAGACACACTATCTTCAAGAATGTTGAGATAA
- the PTCH2 gene encoding protein patched homolog 2 isoform X4 yields MARPPPLGELPPGYTPPARPATPQILAGSLKAPLWLRAYFQGLLFSLGCGIQRHCGKVLFLGLLAFGALALGLRMAIIETDLEQLWVEAGSRVSQELEYTKEKLGEEAAYTSQMLIQTPRQEGENILTPEALDLHLQAALTASKVQVSLYGKSWDLNKICYKSGVPLIENGMIERMIEKLFPCVILTPLDCFWEGAKLQGGSAYLPGRPDIQWTNLDPEQLLEELGPFASLEGFRELLDKAQVGQAYVGRPCLHPDDLHCPPSAPNHHSRQAPNVAQELSGGCHGFSHKFMHWQEELLLGGMARGPQGQLLRAEALQSTFLLMSPRQLYEHFRGDYQTHDIGWSEEQAGTVLQAWQRRFVQLAQESLPENASQQIHAFSSTTLDDILHAFSEVSAARVVGGYLLMLAYACVTMLRWDCAQSQGAVGLAGVLLVALAVASGLGLCALLGIAFNAATTQVLPFLALGIGVDDVFLLAHAFTEAPPGTPLQERTGECLQRTGTSVTLTSISNMVAFFMAALVPIPALRAFSLQAAIVVGCNFAAVMLVFPAVLSLDLHRRHCQRLDVLCCFSSPCSARVIQILPQELGNGTVPVGIAHLTATVQAFAHCEASSQHVVTILPPQAHLVPPPSDALGSELFSPGGSTRDLLGQEEGTGQKAACKSLPCARWNLAHFARSQFAPLLLQSHTKAVVLVLFGALLGLSLYGATLVQDGLALTDVVPRGTKEHAFLSAQLSASVPSRPCCPHRPPRHPAPGFTTIATGYRESRLRLTRTGLLGASPATHTAMALRMGLWHTSCSSRPGMPRSLWISAS; encoded by the exons ATGGCTCGGCCGCCACCTCTCGGGGAGCTGCCCCCGGGCTACACACCCCCAGCTCGACCTGCAACACCCCAG ATCCTAGCTGGGAGCCTGAAGGCTCCACTCTGGCTCCGTGCTTACTTCCAGGGCCTGCTCTTCTCTTTGGGCTGCGGGATCCAGAGACACTGTGGCAAAGTGCTCTTCCTGGGACTGTTGGCCTTTGGGGCCCTAGCACTGGGTCTACGCATGGCCATCATTGAGACAGACCTAGAACAGCTCTGGGTGGAAG CGGGCAGCCGGGTGAGCCAGGAACTGGAATACACCAAGGAGAAGCTGGGGGAGGAGGCTGCGTATACCTCCCAGATGTTGATACAGACCCCGCGCCAGGAGGGAGAGAACATCCTCACGCCTGAGGCACTCGACCTCCACCTCCAGGCAGCCCTCACTGCCAGTAAAGTGCAAGTATCACTCTATGGAAA GTCCTGGGATCTGAACAAAATCTGCTACAAGTCAGGAGTTCCCCTAATTGAAAATGGAATGATTGAGCGg ATGATTGAGAAGCTGTTTCCATGCGTGATCCTCACCCCCCTCGACTGCTTCTGGGAGGGAGCCAAACTCCAAGGGGGCTCTGCCTACTTGCC GGGCCGCCCTGACATCCAGTGGACCAACCTGGACCCAGAGCAGCTGTTGGAGGAGCTGGGCCCCTTTGCCTCCCTTGAGGGCTTCCGGGAGCTGCTAGACAAGGCACAGGTGGGCCAGGCCTACGTGGGGCGGCCCTGTCTACACCCTGACGACCTCCACTGCCCACCGAGTGCCCCTAACCATCACAGCAGGCAG GCTCCCAACGTGGCTCAGGAGTTAAGTGGGGGCTGCCATGGCTTCTCCCACAAGTtcatgcactggcaggaggagctGCTGTTGGGAGGCATGGCCAGAGGCCCCCAAGGACAGCTGCTGAG GGCAGAGGCCCTGCAGAGCACCTTCCTGCTGATGAGCCCCCGCCAGCTCTACGAACACTTCCGGGGTGACTACCAGACCCACGACATTGGCTGGAGCGAGGAGCAGGCGGGCACGGTCCTACAGGCCTGGCAGCGGCGGTTTGTGCAG CTGGCCCAGGAGTCCCTGCCTGAGAACGCATCCCAGCAGATTCACGCCTTCTCCTCCACCACCCTGGATGACATCCTGCACGCCTTCTCTGAAGTCAGCGCTGCCCGCGTGGTGGGGGGCTATCTGCTCATG CTAGCCTATGCCTGCGTGACAATGCTGCGGTGGGACTGTGCCCAGTCCCAGGGTGCAGTGGGCCTCGCTGGGGTGCTGCTGGTGGCCCTGGCGGTGGCCTCAGGCCTGGGGCTCTGTGCCCTCTTGGGCATCGCCTTCAACGCTGCCACCACCCAG GTGCTGCCTTTCTTGGCGCTGGGCATCGGCGTGGACGACGTATTCCTGCTGGCACACGCCTTCACAGAGGCTCCACCTGGCacccctctccag GAGCGCACAGGGGAGTGTCTGCAGCGCACGGGCACCAGCGTCACACTCACGTCCATCAGCAACATGGTTGCCTTCTTCATGGCTGCCCTGGTTCCCATCCCTGCACTGCGGGCCTTCTCCTTGCAG GCAGCCATAGTGGTGGGCTGCAACTTCGCAGCCGTGATGCTTGTCTTCCCTGCGGTCCTCAGCCTGGACCTGCACCGGCGCCACTGCCAGCGCCTGGATGTGCTCTGCTGCTTCTCTAG CCCCTGCTCTGCTCGGGTGATTCAGATTCTGCCCCAGGAGCTGGGGAACGGGACGGTACCAGTGGGCATTGCCCACCTGACTGCCACGGTTCAAGCCTTTGCCCACTGTGAAGCCAGCAGCCAACATGTGGTCACCATCTTGCCTCCCCAAGCCCACCTGGTGCCACCACCTTCTGACGCTTTGGGCTCGGAGCTCTTCAGCCCAGGAGGGTCCACACGGGACCTTCTAGGACAAGAGGAGGGGACAGGGCAGAAGGCAGCCTGCAAGTCCCTGCCCTGTGCCCGCTGGAATCTTGCCCATTTTGCCCGCTCTCAGTTTGCACCCTTGTTGCTCCAGTCCCACACCAAG GCTGTAGTACTGGTACTTTTTGGGGCTCTCCTGGGCCTGAGCCTCTATGGAGCAACCTTGGTGCAGGACGGTCTGGCCCTGACTGATGTGGTGCCACGCGGCACCAAGGAGCATGCCTTCCTGAGCGCCCAGCTCAG CGCTTCAGTTCCCTCAAGGCCGTGCTGCCCCCACCGGCCACCCAGGCACCCCGCACCTGGCTTCACTACTATCGCAACTGGCTACAGG GAATCCAGGCTGCGTTTGACCAGGACTGGGCTTCTGGGCGCATCACCCGCCACTCATACCGCAATGGCTCTGAGGATGGGGCTCTGGCATACAAGCTGCTCGTCCAGACCGGGGATGCCCAGGAGCCTCTGGATTTCAGCCAG CTGA